One genomic window of Mercenaria mercenaria strain notata chromosome 2, MADL_Memer_1, whole genome shotgun sequence includes the following:
- the LOC128555367 gene encoding uncharacterized protein LOC128555367 translates to MPCFAVNTKLGTAMIDRLGGPRRVNNILATLNLKTVSDANLKKMEIRAGSVVEKVSAESSQAIAEEAFKNEMETIAHAESQDAQVGMSGLIEDLGICPLPDSSPVSQLRLHDDELDWTDTESDDENSYINMLNRMFRRLPLYQITVAGIGHGDNVDVEQIPDSIPRGNFKPVQLPGPPTVISLDLETTGLIKDGVLPHITQIAAVE, encoded by the exons ATGCCTTGCTTTGCAGTAAACACCAAACTTGGAACTG CAATGATCGATAGACTGGGTGGGCCAAGACGTGTAAATAACATATTAGCTACACTAAATCTAAAGACGGTGTCAGATGCAAACTTGAAAAAGATGGAGATTCGGGCAGGAAGTGTTGTGGAAAAAGTTTCCGCTGAGTCATCACAAGCCATAGCTGAGGAGGCATTTAAGAATGAAATGGa GACCATTGCACATGCAGAGTCTCAAGATGCACAAGTTGGTATGAGTGGTTTGATAGAAGACTTGGGCATTTGTCCACTACCAGATTCATCTCCTGTATCACA GTTGAGGCTTCATGATGATGAACTAGATTGGACTGATACTGAGAGTGATGATGAGAATAGCTATATTAACATGTTGAACAGAATGTTCCGGAGACTGCCTCTTTACCAGATAACAGTTGCAG GAATTGGTCACGGCGACAATGTAGATGTGGAACAGATTCCAGATTCCATTCCAAGGGGTAATTTTAAACCTGTCCAGTTACCAGGACCCCCAACTGTTATATCTTTGGACTTGGAAACAACAGGCCTGA TTAAAGACGGAGTGCTTCCGCATATTACACAGATTGCTGCAGTGGAGTAA
- the LOC123562470 gene encoding uncharacterized protein LOC123562470 — protein MSKTRFAPLKELTLPKLELMAAVIAARLTNHILQSIATESVHLWSDSQIVLYWLDTSKQLKRFVQNRVCEIHELTDNRKWKYCPTNDNPADLLTRGVTSLEYLKSILWMKGPSWLHDHYRWPKWEITDSTVLTTTAELQYDNNSCNIQTCSSLENTIVGLNGIHNIMDVNRFSNYRKLLRVTAYVMRFIDKCRSPRCSANLELLTVHELQHAEIMWIRSCQSVTFHNEIDNMDSKGTRLPLVRQLRLLKDDTGIIRSGGRIHNAPLDMLTKFPYLLPAKHPFTRLLIQDAHGSQLHAGISGTITHLRQKFWIPAIRQAVNCVIRKCVKCRKVTGKQYTAPDPPPLPKNRVEDTPPFTVTGVDFTGALYVRKYDGSESKTYVCLFTCASTRAVHLELVHDLSEESFMAAFRRFTSRKSLPRIMISDNATTFNATARNIRELTQSRTIRRTLNNGGTESRFIPKRAPWFGGWWERLIGFTKTTIKKVLGRSFVTFETLQTLVTEIETIMNDRPLTYVSSDCTDLQPLTPAHLLYGRRVNSLPYQEIAENVETDINLGNYTGIAKRAKVQANLIRHFRDRWRHEYLTSLREHHRKTGNNKQTIEVGDVVHIQDDAPRNQWKLGIITDLITGNDGLTRAVMLRTKNGHVTSRPIVKLYPLELISHDEP, from the coding sequence ATGTCAAAGACCCGATTCGCACCTCTTAAGGAACTTACATTACCCAAGCTAGAATTGATGGCAGCAGTCATTGCTGCGCGTCTCACAAATCACATCTTACAGTCAATTGCTACCGAGTCTGTACATTTATGGTCGGACAGTCAAATCGTCTTATATTGGTTAGATACCTCAAAACAGCTAAAGAGATTTGTCCAAAACAGAGTATGTGAGATACACGAACTGACAGACAACCGGAAGTGGAAATActgtccaactaatgataatccCGCTGACCTGCTTACACGTGGCGTAACATCTTTAGAGTATTTAAAAAGTATACTTTGGATGAAAGGTCCTTCATGGTTACATGACCATTACAGATGGCCAAAGTGGGAGATAACCGACAGTACCGTGTTAACGACAACAGCAGAACTGCAATACGATAACAACAGCTGTAACATACAAACATGCTCTTCATTAGAAAACACCATCGTGGGATTAAATGGAATTCATAACATAATGGATGTCAACAGATTCAGTAACTACAGGAAGTTGCTACGAGTCACAGCATACGTTATGCGATTCATTGACAAGTGCAGATCACCAAGATGCTCAGCCAACCTTGAACTACTCACCGTTCACGAATTACAGCACGCGGAAATAATGTGGATCAGAAGCTGTCAGAGTGTAACATTCCATAATGAAATAGATAATATGGACTCCAAAGGGACTCGATTACCTTTAGTCAGACAGCTACGACTATTAAAAGATGACACAGGAATTATTCGAAGTGGCGGGAGAATCCATAATGCACCACTCGATATGTTGACCAAATTTCCCTATTTACTTCCGGCTAAACACCCCTTCACACGGCTACTCATTCAAGATGCACATGGGAGTCAATTACATGCTGGGATTAGTGGTACCATCACCCACTTACGTCAGAAATTCTGGATACCAGCGATCCGCCAGGCTGTGAATTGCGTAATCCGGAAGTGTGTTAAATGCCGCAAGGTTACCGGGAAACAGTATACAGCACCTGACCCACCACCGCTACCAAAGAATAGAGTAGAAGACACTCCGCCATTCACTGTCACAGGAGTTGATTTCACTGGGGCATTGTATGTAAGAAAGTACGACGGAAGTGAGTCAAAAACTTATGTTTGTCTTTTCACGTGTGCTTCTACTAGGGCTGTCCACCTTGAATTAGTACATGATCTATCAGAGGAATCCTTTATGGCGGCATTTAGACGATTCACCAGCCGGAAGTCACTCCCACGCATCATGATTTCAGACAACGCTACGACGTTCAACGCTACGGCACGCAATATAAGAGAGCTGACGCAATCCAGAACTATTCGTAGAACCCTCAACAATGGAGGAACTGAGAGCAGATTCATACCTAAACGAGCTCCATGGTTTGGTGGTTGGTGGGAACGGCTAATTGGATTTACTAAAACCACCATAAAGAAAGTTCTAGGTCGTTCATTTGTCACCTTCGAGACACTACAAACGTTGGTTACAGAAATAGAAACCATTATGAATGACAGACCACTTACATATGTCTCATCTGATTGTACCGACCTACAACCCCTGACGCCAGCCCATCTACTTTACGGTCGGAGAGTTAATTCCCTTCCATACCAAGAGATTGCGGAAAATGTTGAAACCGACATAAATTTAGGTAACTATACAGGAATCGCGAAGCGCGCCAAAGTACAAGCGAATCTGATTCGCCACTTCCGGGATAGATGGCGCCACGAGTACCTTACCAGTTTGCGAGAACATCATCGGAAGACAGGTAACAACAAACAGACGATCGAAGTTGGTGATGTCGTACACATTCAGGATGACGCTCCGAGAAACCAATGGAAGCTTGGAATTATCACAGACCTAATCACCGGAAATGATGGCCTGACACGAGCAGTGATGTTGCGTACCAAGAACGGACATGTGACTTCAAGACCTATAGTGAAGTTGTATCCATTAGAATTAATTTCACACGATGAACCATAA
- the LOC123562469 gene encoding uncharacterized protein LOC123562469 produces MTRFLWLSETTDPNSQLITYRFRTVLFGATCSPFILNATLLKHLDANASIWVSAVLRRDLYVDNIISSFATEADVLSYFRVTRDLMSSADFSLRSWNSNSCRLRELATTQKVLDTDRPTKILGLRWDADADELFLQHTIFPKSDFITKREILQRTAKVYDPLGILSPITIRAKILLQDIWQQKYDWDVPLSEGLQQRWNEVSNDFNTVSSHKFQRYYFSPNDISDIAEDIHTVDFHTTLHVFADASLRAYGAVAYICRGN; encoded by the coding sequence ATGACACGTTTTCTATGGCTGAGTGAGACAACAGACCCTAATAGTCAACTGATCACTTACAGATTCAGGACTGTGTTGTTTGGTGCGACATGTTCCCCATTCATTTTAAATGCAACTTTATTGAAACATCTCGATGCCAACGCTTCCATCTGGGTTAGTGCCGTATTACGAAGAGATTTGTATGTTGACAACATTATTTCCAGTTTCGCCACAGAAGCAGATGTTCTTTCCTACTTCCGTGTGACACGTGATCTGATGTCGTCTGCTGATTTCAGCCTCCGGTCCTGGAACTCTAATAGTTGTCGTCTACGTGAACTTGCCACTACACAGAAAGTACTTGATACAGATAGGCCGACAAAGATTCTGGGCCTGCGATGGGACGCTGACGCTGAtgaattatttcttcaacatACTATTTTTCCTAAAAGTGACTTCATCACGAAACGAGAAATTTTACAACGGACGGCAAAAGTGTACGACCCACTTGGGATTTTGAGTCCAATCACAATACGCGCGAAGATTTTACTTCAAGACATCTGGCAACAGAAATATGACTGGGATGTGCCACTTTCGGAAGGTCTGCAACAGAGATGGAATGAGGTATCAAATGACTTTAATACAGTTTCAAGTCACAAGTTTCAGCGTTATTACTTCTCGCCAAACGACATATCTGACATAGCAGAAGACATACACACTGTTGACTTCCACACTACACTGCACGTGTTTGCTGATGCCAGTCTACGAGCCTATGGAGCAGTAGCCTACATATGTAGAGGAAACTAG
- the LOC123562468 gene encoding uncharacterized protein LOC123562468, with product MNLQKLRQTRDAQKAVIAHYMQKLETAGENTENAIDFETILQAIEGKYKMLEAINEKILTQTDGEDIESEMLETEDYMLNLQIKIRNFQALMKQSTTPPPPTPEIHRIDDLNRNESSRSTSTGTEIQFHNLPKLNFPTFNGNILEWQTFWDSFESSVHLNSSLSQVQKFSYLRSLLHEGAAQVIEGFPLTHGNYLKAVDLLRERLGQTHMIVDAYMQALMDLPRPTNNLSSMRTFTDKLESYIRGLESLGQCQESYGSLLVPVIKEKLPAEVRRNITRDHGDSHWQLPTLRAALKKEITIIEAGQPINTKEFYDSTAMFHTGTKSKPGGIQRNQKQHDRNNSRTSCPFCGEHHSATFCTKVSSFDERIDIVKRKHLCFNCLGYHQVSSCRSNFRCRHCRRKHHSSICNKSPSENCNLDPTISPFKPSTSGQSITSSTEQSAAFHLTTHNKTNVLLKTAITKVSSRRRIADANILFDEGAQRSFITEELADRLELQRTGSEVIHIAAFGSSTQKFKHIETATVYLLTECNDKIPINVLVVPTIAVPLQNLQRSVSSLPYLRDLKLAYPVTDDVTFDIPLLIGADKYWDIVENEVVRGCGPTAVKSKIGYLLSGPLPVTSSESSTQYIMNVITAPPDLYNLERFWKLESLGVSVQEETDATSDRLKTYQKNNIDFKDGRTIHS from the coding sequence ATGAATCTGCAGAAACTTAGACAGACGAGAGATGCACAGAAAGCTGTTATTGCACACTATATGCAGAAACTCGAGACCGCCggagaaaatacagaaaatgcaaTCGATTTTGAAACAATACTTCAGGCGATAGAGGGAAAGTATAAAATGTTAGAAGCGATAAATGAAAAGATTTTAACACAAACAGACGGGGAAGATATTGAGAGCGAGATGCTAGAAACTGAAGACTACATGCTTAATCTTCAAATTAAGATACGGAACTTTCAGGCGCTCATGAAACAGAGTACCACGCCGCCACCGCCGACGCCGGAAATTCACCGTATTGATGATCTCAACAGAAATGAGAGTAGCCGGAGCACAAGTACAGGTACAGAAATTCAGTTTCATAACCTACCCAAGTTAAATTTCCCTACATTCAATGGTAACATATTAGAGTGGCAGACGTTTTGGGATTCCTTTGAGTCTAGCGTGCATCTCAACTCGTCACTTTCTCAAGTTCAGAAATTTAGCTACTTAAGATCACTACTCCATGAGGGTGCTGCACAAGTAATTGAGGGATTTCCACTTACGCATGGCAACTATCTTAAGGCTGTAGACCTGCTACGAGAACGCCTCGGACAAACTCACATGATAGTAGATGCTTATATGCAAGCTTTGATGGATTTACCCCGACCGACTAACAATTTATCTAGTATGAGAACATTTACTGACAAACTAGAATCGTACATCAGAGGTCTAGAATCACTCGGTCAATGCCAGGAGTCTTATGGCAGTCTACTAGTTCCAGTCATCAAAGAAAAGCTTCCGGCGGAAGTTAGACGCAACATTACCCGCGACCATGGTGATAGCCACTGGCAGCTACCGACCTTAAGAGCAGCACTGAAGAAAGAGATCACCATCATTGAAGCTGGCCAGCCTATTAACACTAAAGAATTTTATGATTCGACTGCTATGTTCCATACAGGTACCAAGTCCAAGCCAGGCGGTATCCAGAGAAACCAGAAACAACATGATCGAAACAATTCACGCACATCCTGTCCATTTTGTGGTGAGCATCACAGTGCCACTTTCTGTACCAAAGTAAGTTCTTTTGATGAAAGAATAGACATTGTTAAAAGAAAACACTTATGCTTTAATTGCTTAGGATATCACCAGGTGTCCTCCTGTCGTTCAAATTTCCGTTGTCGCCATTGCCGAAGGAAGCATCATTCAAGCATATGTAATAAGAGTCCGAGTGAAAATTGCAACCTTGATCCTACAATATCCCCCTTCAAACCTTCTACTTCCGGTCAGTCTATTACCAGTTCAACAGAACAGTCAGCTGCGTTTCATTTAACCACTCATAACAAAACTAATGTCCTTCTGAAGACCGCCATTACGAAAGTTAGTTCTAGGAGACGCATCGCCGATGCAAATATCTTGTTTGACGAGGGTGCACAGAGGTCATTCATTACGGAGGAACTTGCAGACAGACTCGAGCTTCAGCGTACCGGAAGTGAAGTAATACATATAGCTGCCTTTGGTTCCTCCACACAGAAGTTCAAGCATATTGAAACAGCGACAGTGTACCTGCTCACAGAATGCAATGACAAGATTCCAATCAACGTCCTAGTGGTTCCTACAATAGCTGTCCCATTACAGAATCTGCAGCGCTCTGTGTCCTCACTTCCATATTTACGAGATTTGAAGTTGGCTTACCCGGTAACAGATGATGTTACATTTGATATTCCGCTTTTGATTGGAGCCGACAAGTACTGGGACATCGTAGAAAACGAAGTTGTCAGAGGTTGCGGACCGACAGCTGTGAAATCTAAGATAGGATACCTCCTGTCCGGTCCACTTCCGGTCACCAGTAGTGAGTCATCAACACAGTACATCATGAATGTCATCACCGCTCCGCCAGATCTTTACAACCTAGAGAGGTTCTGGAAGCTTGAATCTTTGGGTGTAAGTGTACAGGAAGAAACAGATGCTACTTCAGATAGACTTAAAACTTACCAGAAGAACAACATTGATTTCAAAGATGGACGGACGATACATAGCTAA